The Panicum virgatum strain AP13 chromosome 6K, P.virgatum_v5, whole genome shotgun sequence nucleotide sequence GTTTATATTCTTTCTCAGGTAGGTGTTGCTGAGATGAAGGTTGCAGTGGAGAGAACTGGTGGAATAGTTGTGCTTGCAGAAAGTTTTGGTCATTCTGTTTTTAAAGACTCACTTCGACGAATCTTTCAGTCAAGTGACAATGATCTTGATTTATCATTCAAGTAAATATACTCTTCATGGTATTTAATAACATGTCTTAGCATATCAGTTATTCAACTGTTCTGATCTGCGTATATCTATTATATTTACAGTGGTATATTTGAGATTAACTGCTCAAAGGACGTCAAAATCCAAGGAATTATTGGACCTTGTacttccctggagaaggtatTGCATTTGCATACTATCAATGTTTTGGAATCATGACACTATACATCTGAATATTTTGCATGCTGTTGTTTGTGCAGAAAGGTCCTCTATCCTCAGATACAGTCATAGGTCAGGGAAACACTAGTGCTTGGAAGATGTGTGGTCTAGACAGGAAAACATCACTGTGTTTAATATTTGATATTGCAAAGAAGGATGGGCCAGAATCGATTGGTCAATCAGTTAGCAATCAGCTCTACTTCCAATTCTTAACCTAGTAAGGAATCTGTTTGGCCTCCTCCATCACTTTTAGAGTTTTAGTTAGAATGCTATCACTGTTGGAAGAATGTTATGTAACTGACTTGGAGGTGCTCTATGCAGTTACCAGCATCATGAGGGTCAGATGAGATTACGAGCCACTACACTTTCTAGAAAATGGGTTGCTGGTTCTGGTGGTGTGCAGGCAAGTTTTCTTCTAGCTATGATAATTAATCATTTCTTTTTAGTCTGTTGAATGGTATCACCAGTTTTTCCCTTCTTTTGGAAACAAATATTGTATTATACTTGGAATGCATGTGCTTCAGGAGCTAATAGCTGGATTTGATCAAGAGGCGTCTGCTGCAGTCATGGCACGCTTGGTCTCATTTAAGATGGAAGCTGAGGTATTTCACAATAATACTTAACATTTTACCATTAGAGCATACATGACATGATAGATGAATTTAGTCTCTTGAGATAGAGGACAGTACCACAGAAGTATGATTACCTTTCcagtaataaaattttgccagcTTGCTGCAGTTTGGACCATTTCTGTTTCTGGAACCTTAATATACACATTGTATAATCatctttgtgtttctttcaGGCTGATTTTGACCCGATAAGATGGCTTGACCGAGCATTGATTAGTTTATGTTCGAAATTTGGAGACTATCACAAAGAAACACCCTCATCTTTCAGTTTATCCCCTCGCCTGTCAATCTTCCCCCAGTTTATGTTCAATTTGAGACGATCTCAGTTTGTTCAGGTAAAGCATTTTCCCTGGTTCATTGATCAGTTATTTTACTTCTCTGCTCCCTGTGCACTAATTTATTTTACTTCTCATTCAGGTTTTTAACAATAGTCCAGATGAAACTGCATATTTCGCAATGATGTTAAACAGAGAGAGTGTAGCGAATGCAGTTGTGATGATACAGCCATCACTTATATCTTATTCATTCCAATCAGGTCCAGAGCCTGTTCTGTTGGATGTAACTGCAATTGCAGCTGATAGGATCCTTTTGTTGGACTCTTATTTTACTGTTGTCATATTCCATGGAATAACAATTGCACAGTGGCGAAAGGCTGGTTACCAAGATCAAGAAGGCCATGAGGTAATATTTTGTCAACCGAAACTTATATGTATTTATATACTTGGTCTAAACTCTTGAACAGTTTGCCTTTTGAATCAAAATGTTTTGAAATTCTTCCAATCTTCTTATGTTAAAAAAAATCCAAGCTTAAGATTCTGCGGTTCATAGCCTTACGCACAAGACTGTAAGGCTGTTCTAAGATCTAAGAACAGTATGCTTCATTATATACAGTACGTGCTACATTAGCAAACCGATAACTGACCTTCTGTCATGTTCAGGCATTTGCCCAGTTTTTGCAAGCTCCACAAGAGGAAGCTGATGCAATAATCAAGGAACGCTTTCCTGTGCCTCGTTTGGTTGTGTGTGATCAATATGGTTCTCAGGTTATTACTATTTTAAGCTGTTCTTTCTTTTGCGAGTTTTCAACACACTACATGCCCTGGAAATTTCTCTGCATATCTGTTTATGGAATTGCAAACTTTCTTCTCCAAATGGATAAGATTTACAAATTCACCTTACTTTCTAGTGGTTCAAACTTCAGTTGAAAACTGCAATTTAGTCCCAATAGCCCATCAGCATATCAGGGGTTGCTCATGAACTAACTGAAAAAGGATGAATTTTTCCCTTCCCTCTGTTTTCCCCCTTTGATATCCATGCGGTCAACCTCCATCAAATTTAACCATCAACATGTTAAAACTGATTGGACCGAGGAAAACTATATAACTATATCTGTTGTCAAAGTTACTTACGTAAACTGAGTGTTTTAGTTTCTAATAAGATAAAGCTATAAGAGGTGTTTGCTAAAGTTGCATCTCAGGTCTCAGCATCTGTACAAATGCATTAACATCAAATAAACGAGAACTGAGGGAGTGCCATTTCTGTTTTGAATTTactttcttttgaaaactgcAGGCTCGATTTTTACTTGCAAAGCTTAATCCATCTGTCTCGTATAACTCCGACAATCCTCCACCGCCAGGAGGGGATGTCATATTCACGGATGACGTGAGCTTCCAGGTCTTCATGGATCATCTCCAACGCTTGGCGGTTCAGTAAATTATGGTGATTTCACAATGCACAGCGATTTTGTAAATTTTGTACAGCATGGGACTTCTTTTATCGTGTATTAAGCTCGCCTGCTGTTTGCCACATTTTAGCCTTGAGAAATTGACATGCCGTCGTAGTCTCCGTACATTATACATTGTCTTGATCATAGACAGATTTCTGATTCAAGAGCAACCATTATATATTCTGTAAagagtaaagtccatttttggccatccaactcttgcccgagtttgattttggccatccaactccaaaaccgggtagCCTTGACCATCCAACTCTCAAAACCGGTCACATTTGGCCATCCTGATGGTTTTGAGTgtggttttgctgacgtggacgccacatggctatggggcccacctgtcagcccttctctctctttcttctctcctctccccctcctctcaCCCTGCATcagccgccgccctgcccccgCGCGCCTCTCTAGCTCGCCAGGCCGGCGGTGCgggcccgcggcggagctcgagcggtgCTGGTAGGGCAGGTCGCCGCCACGCGCCGAGCCCCGGCCATGGCCTGAGCTCGAGGctgccccgtcgccgccgctcggaGGGGCCACCCGCTCGCCTTCCCGTGCGTTCCTCGAGGACCTCGGGGTGCCGTCCATGCGTCCCTGCCCCTGCTTGCCCCGCGGGCCACCCTGCTCCTCTATGCCGCCGTCGATCCCGGGAGAGcagggggcggtggcggcgcaacCTTCTCCCCCACTACCGGCCGCCCTCAATTCGTCGTCTCCGGTGAGGTTCGCTTCAATTTCTTGCGCAGGGAGCTTCCCCGTCCTCTCCTCGCCCGATTCCAGTCCTCACCCGGTCGATTCCCCTACCGCAGGTCGTCCTCAGCGGagctccatcgccgccgccgccggacgtcgtcgacccgcctcctcgccgccgctccccacgCTGAGCTTGGCCGGTGAGCTTCACCGTGCCCTTGGCCAGCTCCACTAGCCTCCTGGCCGCCtacccccgccggccgccgcgctcgctcgCTGGCCGGACACTACTCCCGCGGCAGCGTAGCGGGCAGCGGCGCCGTTCTGGGCTCCGAGAGGAGCTCGGCTTGGCTCTGGGAGGGAAGAGGAGTGGAGAGGGAAGCGGGAGGCGTCGACGCGAAGCAAGTGAGGGAGGGGAGAGCTGGGTATGGGAGGGCGCGGGGTGAAGGGCGCAACGCTCGTCGTGGGGGCCGGCAAGGCCGCGTGCGGCGCGCCGGGAGGGCTCGCGCATGGCCGAGACGTGGCCGAGGCGATGGGAcggggcggtggcgggcgcAGGCTGGTTGGGGCGTCGTCCTTGGCGTGGCCTGGCCGTCAGGCATCGCCGGCCACCAATGCCGGCGGCCTCTGCCGCggcacagaacaggggagggtgagggagaggagagaagagagagagggggaggggagggctgacaggtgggccccatagccatgtggcgtccacgtcagcaaaaccacACTCAAAACCACTAGGATGGCCAAATGTGACCGGTTTTGAGAGTTGGATGGTCAAGGTTATCCGGTTTtggagttggatggccaaaatcaaactcgggcaagagttggatggccaaaaatggactttactctTCTGTAAATAGGGTATCATAACCTTCAGGTTGCTAATGCTAAAGTTCCGAACCAGGTCTGCTCTCTCAATGTGTAGCCTGCAGTGCGATTGACCTTAAAATGCATGTTCGGTTTATCTATTCTAACAGGGAGCCAGGGACTTGGTAGTGTTTGGTTGTAGGATGGAACAGCTCCATCCCTAATTTTGGTAATAGTTACTATTATTCTGGAGAAGCAGAGTCAATTGTAGCGAGCGTCAGAGTTTTACATTTCTGTAAAATCTGTAGTGCAAATCTGCGCATAGTGGAAGAAGAATTTGTCCAGGTCAAACTGACTTAACTTACCTCTAATGTCAACGGCAGAGGCGAATCTGTTGAGCATGCATCATATTATGAAGAATTTGCCCGTTTTACTATGGATGGCATTACAATGAGAGACTTGCTATGCCCAGAGGCATTCCTTAATCGTTCTTTAGAAGCTGACTGTGATTTGGGAAAGGCCAGACCTAGATGC carries:
- the LOC120712630 gene encoding protein transport protein SEC23-like isoform X1: MSEFLDLEAQDGIRMTWNVIPGTKQDATNCVVPVSAIFTPLKPNPAIPVLPYAPLRCRMCRSILNPFSIVDFVSKIWVCPFCFQRNHFPQHYSSISENNLPAELFPQYTTVEYASTAETGPVAPPVFLFVVDTCMIEEEIGYLKSALAQAIELLPDQSLVGFITFGTYVQVHELGFGLLPKSYVFKGTKEVTKEQILDQMSFFAGKTKPTTGVIAGARDGLSTRSIARFLLPASECEFVLNSVIEELQKDPWPVPADKRSSRCTGVALSVAACLLGVCVPGSGARIMAFVGGPSTEGPGSIVSKSLSEPIRSHKDLDKGSAPLYNKAVKFYEDISKQLVNQGHVLDLFACALDQVGVAEMKVAVERTGGIVVLAESFGHSVFKDSLRRIFQSSDNDLDLSFNGIFEINCSKDVKIQGIIGPCTSLEKKGPLSSDTVIGQGNTSAWKMCGLDRKTSLCLIFDIAKKDGPESIGQSVSNQLYFQFLTYYQHHEGQMRLRATTLSRKWVAGSGGVQELIAGFDQEASAAVMARLVSFKMEAEADFDPIRWLDRALISLCSKFGDYHKETPSSFSLSPRLSIFPQFMFNLRRSQFVQVFNNSPDETAYFAMMLNRESVANAVVMIQPSLISYSFQSGPEPVLLDVTAIAADRILLLDSYFTVVIFHGITIAQWRKAGYQDQEGHEAFAQFLQAPQEEADAIIKERFPVPRLVVCDQYGSQARFLLAKLNPSVSYNSDNPPPPGGDVIFTDDVSFQVFMDHLQRLAVQ
- the LOC120712630 gene encoding protein transport protein SEC23-like isoform X2 yields the protein MSEFLDLEAQDGIRMTWNVIPGTKQDATNCVVPVSAIFTPLKPNPAIPVLPYAPLRCRMCRSILNPFSIVDFVSKIWVCPFCFQRNHFPQHYSSISENNLPAELFPQYTTVEYASTAETGPVAPPVFLFVVDTCMIEEEIGYLKSALAQAIELLPDQSLVGFITFGTYVQVHELGFGLLPKSYVFKGTKEVTKEQILDQMSFFAGKTKPTTGVIAGARDGLSTRSIARFLLPASECEFVLNSVIEELQKDPWPVPADKRSSRCTGVALSVAACLLGVCVPGSGARIMAFVGGPSTEGPGSIVSKSLSEPIRSHKDLDKGSAPLYNKAVKFYEDISKQLVNQGHVLDLFACALDQVGVAEMKVAVERTGGIVVLAESFGHSVFKDSLRRIFQSSDNDLDLSFNGIFEINCSKDVKIQGIIGPCTSLEKKGPLSSDTVIGQGNTSAWKMCGLDRKTSLCLIFDIAKKDGPESIGQSVSNQLYFQFLTYYQHHEGQMRLRATTLSRKWVAGSGGVQELIAGFDQEASAAVMARLVSFKMEAEADFDPIRWLDRALISLCSKFGDYHKETPSSFSLSPRLSIFPQFMFNLRRSQFVQVFNNSPDETAYFAMMLNRESVANAVVMIQPSLISYSFQSGPEPVLLDVTAIAADRILLLDSYFTVVIFHGITIAQWRKAGYQDQEGHEAFAQFLQAPQEEADAIIKERFPVPRLVVCDQYGSQEGMSYSRMT